The Candidatus Thermoplasmatota archaeon region ATGTCGGGCTTCGCGATCATCTCGGCGTGCTTCCCGAGCGCGCTCGTGACCGCGAATCCGATCTCCGTCGGCTCGGGCGGGTTGTTGCGGACGTAATCGCGCTTGTAGAGCTTGTCGATGATGTCCGCGCGCGTGGCCTTCGTCCCGAGGTTGAGGTTTTCCATCTCCTGGATGAGGCGGCCCTGGCTCAGGCGCTTCGGCGGCTGCGTCGTCTTCGCGAGGACCTCGGTCCGGACGAGGGGAACGCGCTCGCCCTCGGAAAGCGGCGGAAGCTCCACGTCCTTGCCCTGGCTGTAGCGGTAGAACGCGCGGAAGCCGGGCTTCACGAGGAGCCGGCCGGAGGACTTGAACGGCTCGCCCTGGACGTCGAAGCCGACGTTGAGGTTCTCGTACACGGCCGAATCGGAGAGCGTCGCGAAGAAGCGGCGCACGACGAGCTCGTACACCTTCCAGTGGTCGCCCGTGACCTCGGCGCGCATCGCGACCTCGACGGGGTGGATCGGCGGGTGGTCGGTCGAGGTCTTCTTGCCGGCGGTGGGCTTGAGATCGGGCTTCTCGAGCAGGATGCGCGCGTCGTCCTTGAACGCGCTCTTCTCCTGCGCGAGCTTCTCGAGGATCTCGCGGAGGTTCTCCGTCGGCGGGTAGACCGTGTTGTCGGTTCTCGGATACGAGATGAATCCGTTCGTGTAGAGGTCCTCGGCGACGCTCATCGCGCGCGCGGCGCTCATGCCGAGCCCCGTCGCGGCGCGGAGGAACGACGTCGTGTTGAAGGGATCGGGGGCCTTCTCCGTGCGCTGCGTGCGGTCGATGGACTTCACGAGGGCGTCGCGGGCGCCCGCGAGGCGGCCGTACGCCGCGTTCGCGGCGGCCTCGTCCCAGAAGCGGTCCTCCTGGTGCGAGGCCGCGAACTCGGCGCCGCCTTTCGTGAGCGTCGCGTGGATCTCCCAATAGGCCTTCGGGATGAAGGCGCGGATCTCCTTCTCCTTGTCCACGATGAGCGCGAGGGTCGGCGACTGCACGCGGCCGACCGAGAGGAAGTCCGCGCCGCGCTGGCCGGACGAGAGCGAGATGAAGCGCGTGAGCGCGGCGCCCCACGCGAGGTCGATGACCTGGCGGGCCTCGGCGCTCTTCGCGAGATTGTGGTCGAGCGGCGCGAGGTTCTCGAACGCCTTCTTCACGTCCTCCTTCGTGAGCGAGGAGAAGCGGGCGCGCTTGACCTCGACTTCGGGATTGACGTCGAGCACGATGGACAGGCCTTCGACGCCGATGAGCTCGCCTTCCCGGTCGAAGTCGGTCGCGATGATGACCTGGTCGGCCTTCTTCGCGAGCTTCTTGATGGCGTCGGCGATCTTCTTCGCGTCCTTGTCGACCGACTTCTTCGGCTCGGCCCAGACGAGCTCGTTGAGCTTGGCGAGGGACCACCGGGTATGCTCCTTCGGATAGTCGAGGGAGACGATGTGGCCGCGAAGACCGATGACGGAGTATTCGGTCTTCTTCTCCTTCCACTCGTACACGTTGACGCCGCTGACCTCGTGCTTGTCGGCGTCGCCGTCGCTCAGGTTCTTGGCGATGCGCGCGGCGGCGATGTCCTTCTCGCTGATGACGAGGATCTTCATGGCGGCAGCCTGCTCCGGACGATGCCGGGGCGGTTATTTATCGTTTCGGGGCTCGTTCTCACATCTAGCACGCGCGCGTCACGCGCCCGCGCGCGACGCACACGCGTCACGCGCGCGTGCGCGCGCGAGGCCCGGCCCTGCGCGCCAAATCGGCCGGTCCGGACCCGGCCCTGACCGATCCCGGACCCGGGCTTCTCGGTCCCGGCGCCGTCGCCCGACATTCCCGCGACGCTCCCGGCGCGCGCGTCCGAGCGGCCGACGGGATGACGTGAAAGGTGAAGTGTCAACGTCGACCCGGCGGTCGCGGGCAACTCCTTAAGTACGATGCCCGCCCCCTTAGGGAGGATGAACTCCTCTACACCTACCGCGCGCTCCGCCGCGCCCCCCCGCGTGCAGATCGAGGTGACCTGCACGGCGTGCAACCAGACGGCGACCGTTCCTTTCCAGCCGACGCCCGGTCGACCGGTCTTCTGCGCCGCGTGTTTCGCGAAGCGCGGCCCCACCGCGTTCGGCGCGCGCGGCGGTGGCTCGCGCCCCCGCACGTTCGGCACGGACCTGAACCGGTCGGCGCCGAAGAAGCGCATGCTCTCGCAGGGCCGCAAGGCCCACTTCGTGTACGACGTGCTCGAAGTGCTGACGCGCGAGGGCCAGATGGCGGAGGAGCAGCGCCGCGCCTTCGTCGAGATGCTTTTCACCCGCGGCTCGCGCCAATCCACGGAGGCGGCCCGCGATTTCCTCGCCGAGAAGCAGGGGGACGAGACGGTGACGCCCGTCGAGGCGGCCCGCATCGACCGGCTCCTCGAGCAATACTCCTTCCGCCGCTGATCGAGCGGTGTCCGCGGGCCCTTGCGGGCCCGCGGCGCGCCTTCGGGCGCTTTTCTCATCCGCGCGTCGGCGCGCGTTGGACGGACTCGTCGTAGTGGATGTCCTCGCCGACGTCGCGGAAAACGTTCCCGACGACGGTCCAGGCCGTCGCTTTGTCCATCTCCGTCGCGGCGATGCCGTACTGCGTCCCGGCGATGCTGTTCTGGACGATCGCCACGTTCGCGGCGCGCACGCCTTCGAGTCGGACGCCCGCGGGCGCGTCGGCGCCGAGGTGCTTCCCGAACACCGGCACGAGCGCGACCGCGCTCGATGAGCGGGCGTTCGAGAGCTCCACGTTGTTCCCTTCGATGAGGAAGTCGACGTCCTTGGTGCCGCGAACGAGGATGGCGTCCATCGGCGCGTCGACCCACCGGAGGCCCGTCGTGCGATCCTTCGCGGCGAAGGTCACGCTGTTGCGGAGGATCATGAACGATCCCGCGTACTCGTGGTCCTCGTCGAGCTGCTTCTCCCCGTCGTCGTGCGCGTGCCCCTGCTTCTCGTTCCTGTGGTAGCGGTCGTCCGCGCTGAAGACGTCGACCACGAGCGGCCCGCCGATGAAGGTGTTGTCTTCGACGGAGATGCGCGTGAAGTGCACATGGGGCCCCACGAGGCTCTCGTCGGGTTCGCTGCGCGCGGTGCGGTCGTCGCCCGCGTGACCCCGGTCGGTGTACGCGAAGGCCGCGCCCTCCTCCACCGTCACGTGGTTGCGGCGGAACGCGGCCTCGTGATACCGGATCGAGTGGTCGTGCGCCGCGCTCTTCGCCTTGTCGCCGTGGTTGTGGCTGTGGCAATCGAAGCAGCTTGCGTGGTGATGGCCGTGGAGCTGCATCTCGACGTAGCCGACGATGACGTTGTCCTCGAACAGGGCGCCGTCAAAGCCGTCGATGTTGAGCACGATGCGGTCGCGGAACCACGGCGTGAGGCGGCCGAGGTCGTCCATCACGTCGCGGAAGGGATGGCTCGGCGCCGGACCGACCTCGTTCTCGCGGAAGACCCCGTCGAAGTGGCGGATCTGGCCCACGATGCCCATCTTGTTCTTCTCGATGAGGCCGCCGGTCGCGTCGCCCGTGCGGGGATTGTTTTCGTTCACGCGGAGGTCGTCGATGTAGTTGTGGTGGACGTGCACCTTGTCGCCGTTCCAGTTGAGCCGGAGCTCGCCCGCGAAGAAGTTCTCGCGGATCACGTAGTACTGGTCCGTGTCCTTGAGGTGAAGCTCGTGGAGCACGTTGAGCCCCGTGATCACGAACGGGTCTTCGAGCGTTCCCGACCCGAGGATGTCGACGCCCTTCTCGGCGAGCGCGGCGACGTCGGGGACGCCGTCGATGACGAGCGTGGTGACCTTGACGAGGCCCGACCCGCTCGACGGGATCGTCCCGACGGCGGGAGGCCACGAGGTCCGGTCGCGGGCGTGCGCATGGGGGGTTTCGTGCGCGGGGTCCGGGTCGGCCCCGGCCGCGGGGGCGCCGCTCACGAAACCCGCCGCGAAGACCACGGCGGGCGCGGCCACGATCAAGGCGCAGGCGATCCCGGCGACGAGGATCCTGGATCTCATCGGCTCACCGGGACGCACGACGGAGGGGCCCTTCTTAGGGTGAGTGGCGCGGTCGTTGAAGTGCCAACGGCGCCGGAATCCGTTTCCGGGGGGCGCGCCGACAGGGAAGGGTTTATCAGCGGCGGGTGCTACGGTGACTCGTGCCGGATCCTTCGCCCGCGCGGTCGGCCGCGCCCCGGGAAGCCGTCGAGGTCACGTGCGCCTCGTGCGGCGTTTCCACCACCGTCCCGTTCACGCCCACGCCTGGTCGGCCCGTTTATTGCCGCGCGTGCTTCTCGAAGCGCTCGGGGCCCGGGTCGCCCGCGGGCGGCGGCCCTTCGCGAGGCCCTCCCCGGACGGAATTCCGGAGCGAGGCCCCGCGCGGCTCGACGACCCGTCGCCGGATGCTCTCCCAGGGTCGGAAGGCGCACTTCGTCTACGACGTGCTTGAGATCCTCGGTCGCGAGAACCGCATGGCGGGCGAGGTCCGCCGCACCTTCGTCGAGATGCTCTTCACGCGCGGCGCGCGGCAGAGCACGGACGCGGCGATCGAGTACATCGCGTCGAAGGTCGACGACAAGACCCTCACGACCGCCGAGGGGCAGCAGCTCTCCCGGCTCGTGGACCGATACTCCTTCTGGCGCTGATCAGAGCAGGTTCAGCAGCGCCGCGACGACGGTCCGGTTGAGGATCCAGAGGATCATTCCAGACCCGAGCGCGAGCGCCGCCGCGAACCCCGCGACGCGGGTGATGCGGTTCCACTCCTTCCCGAGCCCCGCGTAGCGCATCGCGGTCGCGGCGAGGATGGCGACGGGTAGGCCGAAGGCGATGAAGGCGATCGTCCACGTGAGGGACTGAAGGCCGAGGAGCAGGAGGAATCCGGGCCCGACGCCGGTTTCGCCGAGCGAGGAGAGCGCGCTCGCGCCGGTCGCGCCGGCGAAAGCCACATCCCAGAGCACGAAGGACACGACGAGGCCGCCGACGTAGACCGCGAAGGCGATCGCGCGCCGTCCGAGCGCGAGGCGCGGCGGTGGCGGCTTCTTCAGGATGCGCGCGACGTACGCGGCGACCGCCGCGACCCACAAGGCGAACGCGAGGACGGGCACGAGGTCGAATACCGACGGAACGTCCGCGGTCACGAACGCGGAATTCGCGAACACGAGGTCGGGGGTGCCGCGCACGGTCCCTTGTCCGGTTCCCGTCCAGCTCGCGGTGATGCCGTCGCCGCGGAGCACCAGCGCGCGGCCGAGGGGCAGCTCCGCGCCGTCCACCGTGACGCGCCGGTCCTCGGCGCCTGCTCCGGGTACGACGACGAACGCGCCGTTGATGAAGGGGGCGACCGACACGAGCGCCTGACGCTGCGTGTCGTCGCCGAAGAAGGACGGGCCGAGCGCTTCCGCGACGGTCGCGAGCCGATCCATCGTCGCGGCGACCGAGGCGCTCCGCGCGGGCCGGAGGTCGACGGTCGCCTGTCGCGCGTCGAGCGGGCCCCCCATCGGGACGACGGCGATCGCGCCGGTCCACTGCGCGGCGGAGAGGCCCTCGATCACGAAGGCGGTGACCTCGTCGCCGCCGGCCATCGAAGGCCCCAGGCCCTCGTTCACGGGACGGCTCGACCATCCGGCGACCGCGTTCCCGTCCTCCGCGAGCAGGGTCACGCGGGCGTCGAACGGGATGAGCTGGATCGCCTCGCCGCGCGCCGGCGTGAAGCCGCCGCGCAGGGCTCCCGAAACCATGACGAGGCTGCTCCCGCCGCTCGCAAGCGGCGGGGCCGCGACGACGAGCGCGTGCTCGGCCGCGGCGTCGAGCGCATAGGGTCGGTCGGTCGTCGAGACGAACCCCCCCGATTCGATCACGACGGTCACGTCGCGATGGGTTTCGCGCGAGCCGCTTCCCGGGAAGGGCAGGCCGCCCTCCGGACGGCCCGTCACGACGTCCACCACGGCCGAGGGACCGAACCGAGATCCGTCGGCCTCGGCGACGACGAAGGCGTCGTCGAAGCGGCCGGCGAACGCGAGCGCCCCGGCGGCGATCATGGTGCCGCCGTCGTGGAGATCGAGGGACGCGGCGACGTCGGAGCGGGCCGCCGCGGTCGGAAGCGCGAGGAGCGCGAAGACCACGAGGACGGACAGGGCGCGCATGGACGAGGCACGCGCGAAGTCCGGGATAAGCATGGTGGAAATCGACGCAATCTTGATGACGCCTCCGCGCGTCAACCATGTCGGAGGCTGGATCGCAATGCAAATCCACGCCGAGCGCGCGTTCGCCTTCGCGCTCGCCTTGACCTTTGTTCTCGTCGCCCCCGTGACCGCGGTGGCCACCGTCGAGAAGGCCGACGTCCCCTGTCCAGGGTTCACCGACATCCCCGGCATCGGACCCGCCTGTCCCGTCGAAGGCGGATACGAGATCCTCCTCGAAAACGGCCGGCGGTTGTTCACGCACGGCGGGGATCCGCTCCCGCCGGACCTCGGCTTCGAACCGTCGACGCCGGGCGAGGCCCCCATCGGCGAATGGGGAATCTTTTCGGGCGTGACGCCTCGCGATCCTGTCTGCGTCTCCTCGCCGCTCGAGGCCCACGGCGTCTTGGTCTACGCCCACGCGGCCGATCGGCTTCCCCGATACGCCGAGATGGCCCCGATCCTCCGGACGTGGATGCGCTACGTCAACGGGCTGCTCGCGCGCGACTCCGCCGAATTCGGCCTCGATTTC contains the following coding sequences:
- a CDS encoding DNA topoisomerase I yields the protein MKILVISEKDIAAARIAKNLSDGDADKHEVSGVNVYEWKEKKTEYSVIGLRGHIVSLDYPKEHTRWSLAKLNELVWAEPKKSVDKDAKKIADAIKKLAKKADQVIIATDFDREGELIGVEGLSIVLDVNPEVEVKRARFSSLTKEDVKKAFENLAPLDHNLAKSAEARQVIDLAWGAALTRFISLSSGQRGADFLSVGRVQSPTLALIVDKEKEIRAFIPKAYWEIHATLTKGGAEFAASHQEDRFWDEAAANAAYGRLAGARDALVKSIDRTQRTEKAPDPFNTTSFLRAATGLGMSAARAMSVAEDLYTNGFISYPRTDNTVYPPTENLREILEKLAQEKSAFKDDARILLEKPDLKPTAGKKTSTDHPPIHPVEVAMRAEVTGDHWKVYELVVRRFFATLSDSAVYENLNVGFDVQGEPFKSSGRLLVKPGFRAFYRYSQGKDVELPPLSEGERVPLVRTEVLAKTTQPPKRLSQGRLIQEMENLNLGTKATRADIIDKLYKRDYVRNNPPEPTEIGFAVTSALGKHAEMIAKPDMTAKLELEMDDIAEGKITFEEVVKDSRTILAQVLETLDKHRPEVAQEIRQAMQDKNTIGPCGKCGKGKLIMRRSKSGKRFVGCSTWPECDQTYPLPQYGKIVQGEGTCPVCSAPSIRVINKGKRPWTTCLTLGCKGMENAEQQAREARRAEREAEEASKAAAAAESEETPEEEEIEEGS
- a CDS encoding CxxC-x17-CxxC domain-containing protein, producing MNSSTPTARSAAPPRVQIEVTCTACNQTATVPFQPTPGRPVFCAACFAKRGPTAFGARGGGSRPRTFGTDLNRSAPKKRMLSQGRKAHFVYDVLEVLTREGQMAEEQRRAFVEMLFTRGSRQSTEAARDFLAEKQGDETVTPVEAARIDRLLEQYSFRR
- a CDS encoding CxxC-x17-CxxC domain-containing protein, which gives rise to MPDPSPARSAAPREAVEVTCASCGVSTTVPFTPTPGRPVYCRACFSKRSGPGSPAGGGPSRGPPRTEFRSEAPRGSTTRRRMLSQGRKAHFVYDVLEILGRENRMAGEVRRTFVEMLFTRGARQSTDAAIEYIASKVDDKTLTTAEGQQLSRLVDRYSFWR